A part of Candidatus Tanganyikabacteria bacterium genomic DNA contains:
- a CDS encoding HD domain-containing protein, with amino-acid sequence MDDALLARWQAVARLPGDLEKVTRRDERLPFLYEALRRLLGMSRARLFPIKRPMAELSAPGRNKLPVLEYICLQRQPVMVSNAEDEGLALPRELSDWKFPTLLFIPLISREVALGVLALASEEVKELGGADAELIEAVVPIVARTLEIETMVGENERQARYNKLLEGVEALMRDRGWAEILGSVVHEVHQSLQVERTLIFARRGQESLEVRAGIGCPYASAGNLGDDACGLLAKKVFSHRKTEVQNFNGILDLGLTRPFCIERQVVAVPIASPERVHGVIECFNRLDGKDFEGHQIELLERVAGRMALAIENAELLDQIRQSGINAVIGLATALDAKDAYTASHSHNVGEYSFRIAAALGLPYDQCERIKLAGILHDLGKIGIPDDVLNKPDKLTDAEFELIKSHPVKTGKIMAHFHDLQDVRLSAATHHERWDGFGYPDRLKGESIPIGGRIICLADAFDTLTSDRKYRARVTMEFALQEMSRNRGRQFDPACVDALFRALVDLGSVDLNGNALPSHEELERLRTEPPPPLKPPPKPKPAEAEATRPA; translated from the coding sequence ATGGACGATGCCCTCCTGGCCCGCTGGCAGGCTGTAGCCCGCCTGCCAGGCGACCTCGAGAAGGTGACGCGGCGCGACGAGCGCCTCCCGTTCCTCTACGAGGCGTTGCGGCGCCTGCTGGGCATGAGCCGGGCGCGCCTCTTCCCCATCAAGCGCCCGATGGCCGAACTGTCGGCCCCCGGGCGCAACAAGCTTCCCGTCCTCGAGTACATCTGCCTGCAGCGCCAGCCGGTCATGGTCTCGAATGCCGAGGACGAGGGCCTCGCGTTGCCGCGGGAGCTTTCCGACTGGAAGTTCCCCACGTTGCTCTTCATCCCCCTGATTTCCCGGGAAGTGGCGCTGGGCGTGCTCGCGCTGGCGAGCGAGGAGGTCAAGGAACTCGGCGGCGCCGACGCCGAGCTGATCGAGGCGGTCGTGCCCATCGTGGCGCGCACGCTCGAGATCGAAACCATGGTGGGCGAGAACGAGCGGCAGGCGCGCTACAACAAGCTCCTCGAAGGCGTGGAAGCCCTGATGCGCGACCGCGGCTGGGCCGAGATCCTCGGCTCGGTCGTCCACGAGGTGCACCAGTCCCTGCAGGTCGAGCGCACGCTGATCTTCGCCCGCCGCGGCCAGGAGAGCCTCGAAGTGCGAGCGGGCATCGGCTGCCCCTACGCTTCCGCCGGGAACCTCGGAGACGATGCCTGCGGCCTGCTGGCGAAGAAGGTGTTCTCGCACCGCAAGACCGAGGTGCAGAACTTCAACGGCATCCTGGATCTCGGCCTGACGCGCCCCTTCTGCATCGAGCGCCAGGTGGTCGCGGTGCCGATCGCCTCTCCCGAGCGGGTGCACGGAGTCATCGAGTGCTTCAATCGACTCGACGGCAAGGACTTCGAGGGCCACCAGATCGAACTGCTGGAGCGCGTGGCCGGCCGCATGGCGCTCGCCATCGAGAACGCCGAACTGCTCGATCAGATCCGGCAATCCGGCATCAACGCCGTCATCGGCCTGGCAACCGCGCTGGATGCCAAGGATGCCTATACGGCGAGCCATTCGCACAACGTCGGCGAGTACAGCTTCCGCATCGCCGCCGCGCTGGGCCTGCCCTACGACCAGTGCGAGCGCATCAAGCTGGCCGGGATCCTCCACGACCTCGGCAAGATAGGCATCCCCGACGACGTGCTCAACAAACCCGACAAGCTCACCGACGCCGAGTTCGAACTGATCAAGTCGCATCCGGTCAAGACGGGGAAGATCATGGCCCACTTCCACGACCTCCAGGACGTGCGCCTCTCGGCCGCCACGCACCACGAGCGCTGGGACGGCTTCGGCTATCCGGACCGGCTCAAGGGCGAGAGCATCCCGATCGGCGGGCGCATCATCTGCCTGGCCGACGCGTTCGATACCTTGACCAGCGATCGCAAGTACCGGGCCCGGGTGACCATGGAGTTCGCGCTCCAGGAGATGAGCCGCAATCGCGGGCGGCAATTCGACCCGGCCTGCGTGGACGCCCTCTTTCGGGCACTCGTGGATCTCGGCAGCGTGGACCTCAACGGCAACGCACTGCCGTCGCACGAGGAGCTGGAACGGCTCCGGACCGAGCCGCCGCCGCCGCTCAAGCCACCTCCCAAGCCGAAGCCGGCGGAGGCCGAGGCGACCAGACCGGCCTAG
- a CDS encoding tetratricopeptide repeat protein — MPQPCEAPVVPFRRQTQPADDLERAVALMQEADCAWRAGRHDAAIARLREAIALEESALGPDNPAVATARPLLGAYLLVAGDYAEAECVLTEAVSRLSALPDRPHESVAARALLAELYLKQDRAAEAEALLASLGPACEAAFGPRSPEFARIVLAHGAAHEAAGNLAEALLLFGKALDISDKSKGGAEFLPVLHRALGGLVRLNFAAGRQATALEYLDRLLLALPDDEEE; from the coding sequence ATGCCCCAGCCGTGCGAAGCACCAGTCGTGCCCTTCCGGCGGCAGACGCAACCCGCGGACGACCTGGAAAGGGCCGTCGCGCTGATGCAGGAAGCCGACTGCGCCTGGCGGGCCGGTCGCCACGACGCGGCCATCGCCCGGCTCAGAGAGGCGATCGCGCTCGAGGAGTCCGCCCTGGGCCCCGACAATCCCGCCGTGGCGACCGCGCGGCCGCTCCTGGGAGCCTACCTGCTGGTCGCCGGAGACTATGCCGAGGCCGAATGCGTGCTGACCGAAGCCGTCTCCAGGCTCTCGGCCCTGCCCGACCGGCCCCATGAGAGCGTCGCGGCGCGGGCCCTGCTGGCCGAACTCTACCTCAAGCAAGATCGCGCGGCGGAAGCGGAAGCGCTGCTGGCCTCCCTCGGACCCGCATGCGAGGCCGCGTTCGGCCCACGCTCCCCCGAGTTCGCGCGCATCGTGCTGGCGCATGGCGCCGCGCACGAGGCGGCCGGCAATCTCGCCGAGGCCCTCCTGCTGTTCGGCAAGGCCCTCGACATCAGCGACAAGTCGAAAGGCGGCGCCGAGTTCCTCCCGGTGCTGCACCGCGCCCTCGGCGGCCTCGTGCGGCTCAACTTCGCCGCGGGTCGCCAGGCGACCGCCCTGGAGTACCTGGATCGGCTCCTGCTCGCCCTGCCGGACGACGAGGAGGAGTGA
- the gatB gene encoding Asp-tRNA(Asn)/Glu-tRNA(Gln) amidotransferase subunit GatB, with translation MASFEAVIGLEVHAELATRTKIFCGCSASFGAEPNTHVCPVCAGLPGVLPVLNQTVVDYAIMAGLALNCRVQPTCKFDRKNYFYPDLPKAYQISQFDQPICRDGWLEVPGGDGATTVRIHRIHMEEDAGKLVHVGAAGLEGATHSLVDLNRAGVPLLEIVSEPDIRSSEEAKAYLQELRLVLMVLGINDGRLEEGSLRCDANVSIRPAGATELGTRTEIKNLNSFRFLQRAIDYEVARQTRLVSEGGTVVQETRLWSEERGVTYSMRSKEEAHDYRYFPEPDLVRLAIGQAWVDEVLLRMPELPARRRSRYRALGLSAVDAAIIAADRALSTLFDRAAEGYRNPRAIANWLIGDVTALANQERRNLEDLPLQPHHLQALVEMVEKGAITSQGAKKALPALVLEGKDPVTLVAEMGLAAIGDEGMLRDIVDRVVSTNPAQVAEYRAGKTKVLGFLMGQVMRETRGRGVPEVVQRLLAEALAER, from the coding sequence GTGGCTAGTTTCGAGGCCGTCATCGGCTTGGAAGTCCACGCCGAGCTCGCCACGCGGACCAAGATCTTCTGCGGCTGCAGCGCCAGCTTCGGCGCCGAGCCCAACACGCACGTGTGCCCCGTCTGCGCCGGCCTGCCGGGCGTGCTGCCGGTCCTCAACCAGACCGTGGTGGACTACGCGATCATGGCCGGCCTCGCGCTCAACTGCCGCGTCCAGCCCACCTGCAAGTTCGACCGGAAGAACTACTTCTATCCCGACCTGCCCAAGGCCTACCAGATCTCGCAGTTCGATCAGCCCATCTGCCGGGACGGCTGGCTGGAGGTGCCCGGTGGCGACGGCGCCACCACGGTGCGCATCCACCGCATCCACATGGAAGAGGATGCCGGCAAGCTGGTGCACGTGGGCGCGGCGGGCCTCGAGGGCGCCACGCACAGCCTGGTGGACCTCAACCGCGCGGGCGTACCGTTGCTGGAAATCGTCTCGGAGCCCGACATCCGCTCCAGCGAGGAAGCCAAGGCCTACCTCCAGGAGTTGCGCCTGGTGCTGATGGTGCTGGGCATCAACGACGGCCGCCTGGAGGAGGGCTCGTTGCGCTGCGACGCCAACGTGTCGATCCGCCCGGCGGGCGCGACCGAACTGGGTACCCGGACCGAGATCAAGAACCTCAACTCCTTCCGGTTCTTGCAGCGCGCCATCGACTACGAGGTGGCCCGGCAGACCAGGCTGGTCTCGGAAGGCGGCACGGTCGTCCAGGAGACCAGGCTGTGGAGCGAGGAGCGCGGCGTGACCTACAGCATGCGCTCCAAGGAAGAGGCTCACGACTACCGCTATTTCCCGGAGCCGGACCTGGTGCGCCTGGCCATCGGCCAGGCCTGGGTGGACGAGGTGCTCCTGCGGATGCCCGAACTCCCCGCCAGGCGCCGGTCGCGCTACCGCGCCCTCGGGCTGTCGGCGGTGGACGCCGCCATCATCGCGGCGGACCGGGCGCTGTCGACCCTGTTCGACCGCGCGGCCGAAGGCTACCGGAACCCGCGGGCGATCGCCAACTGGCTCATCGGCGACGTCACGGCCCTGGCCAACCAGGAACGCCGGAACCTGGAAGATCTGCCCCTGCAGCCCCACCACCTGCAAGCCCTGGTCGAGATGGTCGAGAAGGGCGCCATCACGAGTCAGGGTGCCAAGAAGGCGCTGCCCGCGCTGGTCCTCGAAGGCAAGGATCCCGTGACCCTCGTGGCCGAGATGGGCCTGGCGGCCATCGGCGACGAGGGTATGCTGCGCGACATCGTCGATCGCGTGGTGAGCACGAACCCCGCGCAAGTCGCGGAGTATCGGGCGGGCAAGACCAAGGTGCTGGGATTCCTGATGGGGCAGGTGATGCGCGAGACCCGCGGCCGGGGCGTGCCCGAGGTGGTCCAGCGCCTGCTGGCGGAGGCGCTGGCGGAGCGCTGA